Proteins from a genomic interval of Lolium perenne isolate Kyuss_39 chromosome 1, Kyuss_2.0, whole genome shotgun sequence:
- the LOC127344636 gene encoding uncharacterized protein isoform X1 produces the protein MALDILDIPLNSFLEQALGKDEDAWPPEARFVVAAHRGNIGRLKEIARRLDKNGKRGVDATVAATTYQGMNALHAAVRGLGKLAVCRYLVDQVGMDVNMWDTSESKKTPLEHAVAGGNLPAARFLLDHGADLHQENEKGVTVIHLAAMKGKSEIVKLLLSRGADVDAKSEEGTPLHLAAFKGHESTVEVLLEHHADINKLVPSCLLTPVEAAVFAASTPCAKLLIQAGANVNGVNHCLARAAKDGLTEITKCLLEAGADPNRPDERGRMPIELAAVYGRREDVELLFPFTSPIPNVADWSVDGIINHAKLENMQLMDDDAVNMRKSDLKQQGDEAFENQDYTKASVLYTKALRADPYDCKMLANRSRCWLRLGDGQKALEDAIKCKISNRDWAEAHHREGEALMMLKEYEKACEVLTRGLELDPENDEMDKLFWEAMKLKKK, from the exons ATGGCCTTGGACATCCTCGACATCCCgctgaacagcttcttggagcaagcGCTCGGCAAAG ATGAGGACGCCTGGCCCCCGGAGGCGCGCTTCGTGGTCGCCGCCCACCGCGGCAACATCGGCCGCCTCAAGG AGATCGCCAGGAGGCTGGACAAGAACGGGAAGCGCGGGGTCGACGCCACGGTGGCCGCCACCACCTACCAAGGCATGAACGCGCTCCACGCCGCCGTCCGTGGGCTCGGCAAGCTCGCCGTCTGCCGCTACCTCGTCGACCAAGTCGGGATGGACGTCAACATGTGGGACACCTCCGAAA GCAAGAAGACGCCCCTGGAGCACGCCGTGGCCGGCGGCAACCTGCCTGCCGCCAGGTTCCTTCTTGACCATGGTGCTGATCTCCATCAGGAAAATGAAAAGGGCGTCACTGTTATTCATCTGGCTGCAATGAAAG GCAAGTCTGAAATAGTAAAGCTGCTGCTTTCTAGAGGAGCTGATGTCGACGCCAAATCAGAAGAAGGGACACCACTGCATTTGGCTGCTTTTAAAGGACATGAGAGTACTGTGGAGGTTTTGTTGGAGCACCATGCAGAT ATCAACAAGCTTGTGCCTTCTTGTCTATTAACACCTGTGGAAGCTGCAGTATTTGCTGCTTCTACGCCTTGTGCAAAGCTATTGATTCAG GCTGGAGCTAATGTGAATGGTGTTAATCATTGCTTGGCAAGAGCTGCAAAGGATGGCTTAACTGAAATCACTAAGTGCTTGTTGGAGGCAGGTGCAGACCCAAATCGTCCTGATGAG CGTGGTCGAATGCCGATAGAGTTAGCCGCTGTGTATGGTAGAAGGGAAGACGTCGAGCTGCTGTTTCCGTTCACGTCCCCAATTCCAAATGTTGCAGACTGGAGCGTTGATGGCATAATCAATCATGCCAAACTGGAGAACATGCAGCTAATG GATGATGATGCGGTTAACATGAGAAAGTCTGACCTGAAACAGCAAGGGGATGAAGCATTTGAGAATCAGGATTACACAAAGGCGTCGGTGCTCTACACAAAG GCACTCAGGGCTGATCCTTACGATTGTAAAATGCTCGCCAACAGGAGTCGCTGCTGGCTCCGCTTAGGAGACGGGCAGAAGGCTCTGGAGGACGCGATCAAATGCAAGATAAGTAACAGGGACTGGGCAGAGGCGCACCACCGCGAAGGAGAAGCCCTGATGATGCTGAAG GAGTATGAGAAAGCTTGCGAGGTTCTTACGCGCGGCCTGGAGCTGGACCCCGAGAACGACGAGATGGACAAGTTGTTCTG GGAGGCGATGAAGCTGAAGAAGAAGTGA
- the LOC127344636 gene encoding uncharacterized protein isoform X3, which produces MALDILDIPLNSFLEQALGKDEDAWPPEARFVVAAHRGNIGRLKEIARRLDKNGKRGVDATVAATTYQGMNALHAAVRGLGKLAVCRYLVDQVGMDVNMWDTSESKKTPLEHAVAGGNLPAARFLLDHGADLHQENEKGVTVIHLAAMKGKSEIVKLLLSRGADVDAKSEEGTPLHLAAFKGHESTVEVLLEHHADINKLVPSCLLTPVEAAVFAASTPCAKLLIQAGANVNGINNCLARAATEGLTEIVKCLLEAGANPNRPDECGRMPIELAALYATKEDVELLFPFTSPIPDVADWSVDGIINHAKLESMQLMDDEAVAMRKSDLKQQGDEAFEKQDYTNASVLYTKALRADPSDRKMLANRSLCWLRLGDGQKALEDAIKCKLSNKDSAEAHHREGEALIMLKEYEKACEVLTRGLELDPENDEMDKLFWEAMKLKKN; this is translated from the exons ATGGCCTTGGACATCCTCGACATCCCgctgaacagcttcttggagcaagcGCTCGGCAAAG ATGAGGACGCCTGGCCCCCGGAGGCGCGCTTCGTGGTCGCCGCCCACCGCGGCAACATCGGCCGCCTCAAGG AGATCGCCAGGAGGCTGGACAAGAACGGGAAGCGCGGGGTCGACGCCACGGTGGCCGCCACCACCTACCAAGGCATGAACGCGCTCCACGCCGCCGTCCGTGGGCTCGGCAAGCTCGCCGTCTGCCGCTACCTCGTCGACCAAGTCGGGATGGACGTCAACATGTGGGACACCTCCGAAA GCAAGAAGACGCCCCTGGAGCACGCCGTGGCCGGCGGCAACCTGCCTGCCGCCAGGTTCCTTCTTGACCATGGTGCTGATCTCCATCAGGAAAATGAAAAGGGCGTCACTGTTATTCATCTGGCTGCAATGAAAG GCAAGTCTGAAATAGTAAAGCTGCTGCTTTCTAGAGGAGCTGATGTCGACGCCAAATCAGAAGAAGGGACACCACTGCATTTGGCTGCTTTTAAAGGACATGAGAGTACTGTGGAGGTTTTGTTGGAGCACCATGCAGAT ATCAACAAGCTTGTGCCTTCTTGTCTATTAACACCTGTGGAAGCTGCAGTATTTGCTGCTTCTACGCCTTGTGCAAAGCTATTGATTCAG GCTGGAGCTAATGTTAATGGTATTAATAATTGCTTGGCAAGAGCTGCAACCGAAGGCTTAACTGAAATCGTTAAGTGCTTGTTGGAAGCTGGTGCAAACCCAAATCGTCCTGATGAG TGTGGTAGAATGCCAATAGAGTTAGCTGCTTTGTATGCTACAAAGGAAGATGTCGAGCTTCTATTTCCTTTCACCTCCCCAATTCCAGATGTAGCAGACTGGAGCGTTGATGGGATAATCAATCATGCCAAACTGGAGAGCATGCAGCTAATG GATGATGAGGCGGTTGCAATGAGGAAGTCTGACCTGAAACAACAAGGGGATGAAGCATTTGAAAAACAGGATTACACAAATGCATCGGTGCTCTACACAAAG GCACTCAGGGCTGATCCTTCTGACCGTAAAATGCTCGCCAACAGGAGCCTCTGCTGGCTCCGCTTAGGTGATGGGCAGAAGGCTCTGGAGGACGCGATCAAATGCAAGCTAAGTAACAAAGACTCGGCAGAGGCGCACCACCGCGAAGGAGAAGCCCTGATCATGCTGAAG GAGTATGAGAAAGCTTGTGAGGTCCTTACGCGCGGCCTCGAGCTGGACCCCGAGAACGACGAGATGGACAAGCTGTTCTG GGAGGCGATGAAGCTGAAGAAGAACTGA
- the LOC127344636 gene encoding uncharacterized protein isoform X2, whose translation MALDILDIPLNSFLEQALGKDEDAWPPEARFVVAAHRGNIGRLKEIARRLDKNGKRGVDATVAATTYQGMNALHAAVRGLGKLAVCRYLVDQVGMDVNMWDTSESKKTPLEHAVAGGNLPAARFLLDHGADLHQENEKGVTVIHLAAMKGKSEIVKLLLSRGADVDAKSEEGTPLHLAAFKGHESTVEVLLEHHADINKLVPSCLLTPVEAAVFAASTPCAKLLIQAGANVNGVNHCLARAAKDGLTEITKCLLEAGADPNRPDERGRMPIELAAVYGRREDVELLFPFTSPIPNVADWSVDGIINHAKLENMQLMDDDAVNMRKSDLKQQGDEAFENQDYTKASVLYTKALRADPYDCKMLANRSRCWLRLGDGQKALEDAIKCKISNRDWAEAHHREGEALMMLKEYEKACEVLTRGLELDPENDEMDKLFWEAMKLKKN comes from the exons ATGGCCTTGGACATCCTCGACATCCCgctgaacagcttcttggagcaagcGCTCGGCAAAG ATGAGGACGCCTGGCCCCCGGAGGCGCGCTTCGTGGTCGCCGCCCACCGCGGCAACATCGGCCGCCTCAAGG AGATCGCCAGGAGGCTGGACAAGAACGGGAAGCGCGGGGTCGACGCCACGGTGGCCGCCACCACCTACCAAGGCATGAACGCGCTCCACGCCGCCGTCCGTGGGCTCGGCAAGCTCGCCGTCTGCCGCTACCTCGTCGACCAAGTCGGGATGGACGTCAACATGTGGGACACCTCCGAAA GCAAGAAGACGCCCCTGGAGCACGCCGTGGCCGGCGGCAACCTGCCTGCCGCCAGGTTCCTTCTTGACCATGGTGCTGATCTCCATCAGGAAAATGAAAAGGGCGTCACTGTTATTCATCTGGCTGCAATGAAAG GCAAGTCTGAAATAGTAAAGCTGCTGCTTTCTAGAGGAGCTGATGTCGACGCCAAATCAGAAGAAGGGACACCACTGCATTTGGCTGCTTTTAAAGGACATGAGAGTACTGTGGAGGTTTTGTTGGAGCACCATGCAGAT ATCAACAAGCTTGTGCCTTCTTGTCTATTAACACCTGTGGAAGCTGCAGTATTTGCTGCTTCTACGCCTTGTGCAAAGCTATTGATTCAG GCTGGAGCTAATGTGAATGGTGTTAATCATTGCTTGGCAAGAGCTGCAAAGGATGGCTTAACTGAAATCACTAAGTGCTTGTTGGAGGCAGGTGCAGACCCAAATCGTCCTGATGAG CGTGGTCGAATGCCGATAGAGTTAGCCGCTGTGTATGGTAGAAGGGAAGACGTCGAGCTGCTGTTTCCGTTCACGTCCCCAATTCCAAATGTTGCAGACTGGAGCGTTGATGGCATAATCAATCATGCCAAACTGGAGAACATGCAGCTAATG GATGATGATGCGGTTAACATGAGAAAGTCTGACCTGAAACAGCAAGGGGATGAAGCATTTGAGAATCAGGATTACACAAAGGCGTCGGTGCTCTACACAAAG GCACTCAGGGCTGATCCTTACGATTGTAAAATGCTCGCCAACAGGAGTCGCTGCTGGCTCCGCTTAGGAGACGGGCAGAAGGCTCTGGAGGACGCGATCAAATGCAAGATAAGTAACAGGGACTGGGCAGAGGCGCACCACCGCGAAGGAGAAGCCCTGATGATGCTGAAG GAGTATGAGAAAGCTTGTGAGGTCCTTACGCGCGGCCTCGAGCTGGACCCCGAGAACGACGAGATGGACAAGCTGTTCTG GGAGGCGATGAAGCTGAAGAAGAACTGA